The Paracholeplasma brassicae genome contains a region encoding:
- a CDS encoding IS3 family transposase, with amino-acid sequence MLCEILLIVRSSYYKWLKHEETNEEKINHELSQLILEYHDEFKGILGYRRMTLWINKRNQTNYNVKRIRRLMKKLGVSSVIRRVRKGYIKVRPEITAENVLNRQFEANNPNEKWLTDVTEFKVIGSNTKLYLSAIIDLCDTSIISYKMGISNNNQLVNETFEKAFQLNPEAKPMVHSDRGYQYTNKVFQKKLTSRSMTVSMSRVGRCIDNGPMESFWGTLKSEMYYLTQFHDINQLKVAIDQYIQFYNKQRYQEKLKGLTPMEFRNQALKIESVI; translated from the coding sequence GTGTTATGTGAAATCCTTTTGATTGTTCGTAGCAGCTATTATAAGTGGTTAAAACATGAAGAAACAAATGAAGAAAAGATTAATCATGAGTTATCTCAATTGATTCTTGAATATCATGATGAGTTTAAAGGTATCTTAGGCTATAGACGGATGACTTTATGGATTAATAAGCGGAATCAAACGAACTATAATGTAAAACGCATCAGACGATTGATGAAGAAATTAGGTGTATCGTCGGTTATCCGTAGAGTGCGTAAGGGGTATATTAAAGTAAGACCAGAGATCACAGCAGAGAATGTCTTAAACAGACAATTTGAGGCTAATAATCCCAATGAGAAATGGTTAACAGACGTTACCGAGTTCAAGGTGATTGGATCGAATACTAAGTTATACTTAAGTGCCATCATCGATCTGTGTGATACCAGTATTATCAGTTACAAAATGGGTATATCGAATAATAACCAACTGGTAAATGAAACCTTCGAGAAAGCATTCCAACTTAATCCGGAAGCCAAACCGATGGTACACAGTGACCGCGGGTATCAATATACGAATAAAGTGTTTCAAAAGAAGCTCACTTCTAGAAGCATGACAGTCAGTATGTCTAGAGTTGGTAGGTGTATTGATAATGGACCGATGGAGAGTTTTTGGGGTACACTTAAATCAGAAATGTACTATTTAACCCAGTTTCACGACATCAATCAACTCAAAGTAGCGATTGATCAATACATCCAGTTTTATAATAAACAAAGGTACCAAGAAAAACTAAAAGGCTTAACTCCGATGGAATTTCGGAATCAAGCCTTAAAAATTGAATCAGTTATTTAA